AATATTATGTATATGATATTCAATATCATCAACTTTATTAATAACCATGAATATGGGTTTTTTTAATTTTTTTAAAAAATTGGCAATATCATAATTTACAGATGTTGCTATAGATTGTCTATCCATAAGGAATAATATGATATCGGCTTCTTTTATTGCTGAAATTGTTTGATGAGTTATATAATTTTGAATATCTTCTGTGTTTATGCTATGATACGGCTTATCGATGCTTCCAGTATCAATTAAAATAGATTTAAATTGTTTGCATTGAAAGTAACCATATTGTCGGTCTCGAGTTAATCCTGGATAATTAGAAATTAAAGCATCGTGTGTATGTGTTAATTTGTTGAATAAAGTAGATTTTCCTACATTTTTTTGTCCAATTAATGTAATAATAGGGAACATTTTTTAATCCACAAAATACATGTATTTATAAATAATAATATTAGTATTAGACGACATAATAAAAATTTTATTAATTCTCTGAGTAATTATATATAATATTACGGTCTGATTATAGAATGTTTTTAATAATTTAAACATATTATGATATTGTGTTAACAAACTTAAGTTTGATTTATACATAATATATTTTTTAATCTCTCAACGACTTCATCATGTTGTAATATTTCTTGAGTGCCTAATTGTAAATTTTTTAGCATAACTGTTTTTGTAAGATAATTTTTTTCATTTATGATTAATACGGTTCGTGTTTTATATTTGTTAGCGGTATGAAGTTGTTTTCTTATATTATTTTTTCCATGGTGTACCATTAATCGTATAGATGGCAATATTGAACGAATATGTTCAGATAGTAATATTGAATATTTTTTAGCATTATCTCCTAAGCTGACTAAATATACATCGATATTAATATATATATTATTTTTATCTAAAAAAGCATTATTAGTTTCTTGCATTAACAAAATTACACGTTCTAATCCTATGGAGAATCCTACAGCAGGGATTGCATTTCCTCCTAATTCCTGTACTAATTCATCGTAACGGCCGCCAGCACAGATAGTTTTTTTTACCCCTAATCTATCGGTAACCCATTCAAAAACTGTTTTGTTATAATAATCTAAACCACGTACCAAATATGGATTAATTGTATATGGTATTTTTAATAGGTCTAATAATTGGCACAATTCAGAAAAATGAGCACGTGAATCATTATCTAAATAATCACTTAATACGGGAGCATGAAGTAATAATTCTTTAGTTTTGCTATTTTTTGTATCTAATATCCGCATGGGATTAGAGTATAAACGACGCAGAGCATTATGATCTAGATTGTTTGAGTGTTTTTCTAAAAAGGTTATTAATTTTTTTCGATAATTTGACCTAGATGATAATGAACCGATTGAATTTAATTCTAAGGATAAATGATGGTTAATTCCTAATTGTTTCCAGCAACGAGCAGTAATTAAAATTAATTCGACATCTATATCGGGTCCTATTTGTCCAAAAGCTTCGGCACTAAACTGATGAAATTGTCTATGACGTCCTTTTTGAGGACGTTCGTATCGAAACATTGGACCGAGATACCATAGACGTTGTTCTTGTTTATAAAAAAGTCCGTGTTCGATACCTGCTCGAACGCATCCAGATGTTCCTTCCGGGCGTAAGGTTAAACTATTACCATTACGATCATTAAAACTATACATTTCTTTTTCTATTACATCTGTCATGTTTCCAATTGAACGTTTGAATAAATTTGTGTCTTCAACAATAGGAAATCTGATTTCTTTATATCCATAACTATTTAATATACTTGTAAATGTATTTTCTACGTGTTTCCATATAGTTATGTCTTGTGGTAAATAATCATGCATGCCACGAATAGATTGGATTTTTGTATTATGTTTAATCATACATTAATCTTTGATTATTTATTTATTCTGTTTGATTTAATAGCTAGATTTTTTTATTTATTGATTCAGATTTAGTTCTAATACGTCGTTCTAATTCTTCGACGATTGATATATTATCACACTTTTTTTGTTGTCGTATACCATCTTCATATATACCACTTTTATTACGTGCTCCGGCGACACCAATTGTTGACTTCAATGCTTCTCCTGGCCCATTGACTACACATCCAATAATAGATACATCCATAGGTGTTGTAATATCGCTTACTTTTTGTTCTAAAGCATCAACTACATTGATCACATTAAATTCTTGTCGGGCGCATCCTGGACAAGCTATAAAATTAATGCCATGAGCACGAATTTTTAAAACTCTCAAAATGTCAAATGCTACTTTAACTTCTTCTATAGGATCTGCGGCTAATGATATACGTATTGTATCTCCGATTCCTTCGTGCAATAAGAAACCTAATGCTATTGCAGATTTTACTGTGCCATTACGTAAAGCTCCCGATTCAGTAAGACCTACATGTAATGGTTGATCTATTTTAGATGCTAAGATACGGTATGCTTCTACTGTTATTAGTACGTCAGAAGATTTGACACTGACTTTAAATTGGTGGAAGTTTAATTTGTCTAAAATATCTACGTGTCTCATTGCTGACTCTAATAGAACATGCTCTGTTGGATTTCCGTCATATTTTTTTTGTAAATCGCGTTCAAGAGAACCAGAGTTTATACCAATACGAATAGGTATATTCTTATCTTGGGCACAATGTACTACAGATCGAATACGTTTGTTATTTCCGATATTACCGGGATTAATACGTAAACAATCTGCGCCATATTCAGCTGCTTTTAATGCAATGCGATAATCAAAATGAATGTCTGCTATTAATGGAACGTCAACTATTTGCTGTTTAATCGTTTTAAAGGCTTCAGCTGCGTCTATGGTAGGTATTGATACCCGAACAATATCCACTCCTGCTTTTTTTAGAGCATTGATTTGTTTAACTGTTTCTGCTATGTTTATAGTACGAGTGTTGACCATGGATTGCACTGCAATAGGCGCTCCATTTCCAATAGGAATATTACCAATATAAATACGTGTAGATTTTCGGCGAATAATGCTCGCGATATTATTCATAATTTCTCCAATGTTTTATATTATAAAACTAATTAGTAATATTTATACATATAATTATTATTCATTGATGTATTTATTGATTATTACTTATATATTAAATAGTTTTATTTTTTAAGTATATTGATTTTCCTTAATTAAAAGACCTGAATATAAGCAGAAATTATATTACTAACTGTGTTGATATAAAAAAATAAATCATTGTTACTATTAAATTTTTTTATGATAATAAATTTCATTTATAGTGAGAATAAATGTCATCTAGGCTATAGGGATTTAAAACCAACAATACCATTCTTGTTTAAATACATTTAAACAAGAATGGTATTGTTGGTTTTATGCTGAATTACATTATAATTTAGTCGGTTAATTACTTCTCCTGTTAATTGCCCACAAGCAGCGTTAATATCCGCGCCTCTTATTTTTCTTACAATAGTTACTATATTATGTTTTAATAAGACTTTAAGAAAAGCGCGAATACGAATATGTGAGCTGCATGTGTATTGCGAGTTAGGAATTGGATTCCATGGAATTAAATTAATTTTACATGGTATACCTTTAAGTTTTTTAGCTAGTTGGTGGGCGTGTAAAATTTCATCATTAACATGATTTAATAATATATATTCTATTGTTACTCGACTGCGGTTAGCTTTAGTTTTTTTTAAATATTTACGCGTTGCTTCTAGTACACTACTAATATTATATTTTTTGTTAATCGGCATAATCTTATTTCTGATGAGATCATTTGGAGCATGCAGAGATATAGCGAGTGGTATATCGATCATGGTTTTTAGTTTTGTTATACCCGGGACAACTCCAGCAGTTGAGATAGTGATATGTCGTTTTGAAAATCCAAAACCAAAATTATCCAACATAATTTTTATTGCTGACACAACATTAATAATATTTAATAATGGTTCTCCCATTCCCATAAACACTATGTTAGTGATAGGGGATTTATTTATTGTTTTAATGTGTTTATTTAGAGCAATAAGTTTTGAAATTCTCCAAATTTGACCAATAATTTCAGATACATCTAGATTTCTGTTAAATCCTTGTTTTGCTGTGCCACAAAAACTACATCCTAAAGGACACCCAATTTGAGATGAAATACATAGTGTGGTTCTCATATTTTCAGGAATGTAAACTGTTTCTATTTGTTGTTGATCAACTTTCATAGCCCATTTAATCGTCCCATCTGAAGATAGTTGTGTTTTTGCAATTATTGGCGCTCGAATTTCTGCTATTTTATTTAATTTTATTTTTAAAGATTTACTTAAATTTGTCATTTGATTGAAATCATCACAATAGTCATGGTATATCCATTTCATTATTTGATGAGAACGGAAAGATTGTTCACCTAATTTAGATAAAAAAATTATTAATTCCTTTTTGTTCATATTTAGTAAATTAACTTTTTTTATACACATAAAATGTATCTCTAATAATTAATTTTTTATAAAAAATTTATATTGATTATTAATTTAATATTTAATTAGGATGGGATCGACATAAGATTAATTAAATTATAATTTATTGGTTTTATATATTTTTAAAGAGTTTATTTTTATTTTTATGTTAATATCATGACTAACAGTAGATTTTCAGTGTTTAAAATTGTTCTGTAAATAATTCTATAATTATCTAATTTTTTATTGTAAGCAATACAGTATCTATAAGTCTGTATTTTCATGTATTAAAGAAATAATGAATCTCACGTATAGCTGATATTTTAGAATCTGATCCATGAATAGCATTTTTGGTACAATCATAACCATAATCAGATCTAATAGTTCCTGCTAATGCATGTTTTGGATTAGTAGCTCCCATGATTTCTCTGTTCCGTTGTATTGAATTATTACCTGCTAGTATTTGTATAAATATTGGCCCAGAAATTATAAAGTTTATTAAACTTTCAAAAAAAGATTTTTTTTGATGTTCGGAATAAAACTCAGAAGCTTGTATATATGTTAGTTTTAGCATCTTAGCTTCTATAACAGAAAGACCAGATGTCTCAAACCTATTAATTATAGATCCAATTATGTTTTTAGCAACTGCATCAGGTTTTATAATTGATAGTGTATGTTCTTTAAAAAGCATAAAACCTCCTGTCAGTTTTTTATTTTAATGTTATACAAGCATGAGTATACAAAAAATTCAGTATAAACGTATATTGGTAGAAAATCTATATAGTTAATAATAGCATGAAAGATTAAATTTTAAAGTAAATGCATCTTAGTTTCTATATTATAGAATGCATAATGTTTTTATAAAATTTTTTATTGATCTAATTATATAACTAAGATCCTTATATTAGTAATGATTATTATTTATAACTAATTTTCATGAGACATTTATAATTTATATTAAATAATAATGCAAATAGTAATACTTAAATTAATCATTAGTTGTTTGAAATATTTAATAATAAAATATATAAAAATAGAAATCTTAAGGTACAGAAGATGTAATTTGAAAATTATTTGTTATTTATATATAGATAGCATTAATAAAATTTCTAATTTTATATATGTTGCTTATTTCAATAATTGTGTTTTTAATGATAAACGTGTTATAATCTTATAATATTACAAGATTATAACACGTTTATCATTGCATTTAATTTTACAACAGTAGCGACAATATGATGAATAGCATATTCTATTTCTTCTTCAGTTGTAAATCGTCCTAAAGAAAATCTAATTGAATTATATGCTAGTTCATTATTTCTTCCTAAAGCTTGTAACACGTGTGATGGATTTAAAGTACCAGAGGCGCAAGCAGAACCAGAGGATAATGCAAAATCTTTTAATGCTATCATTAGTGTTTCGCCATCGATATGACTAAAACTAATGTTTAATAACGTACCTATACTGTGATTTAAATCACCATTAATTAACACCCCTTCAATTTGTTGTAACCCTTTCCATAAACGGTTTCTCATTTTTTTTAAATAAATCATTTCTGTTGTCATAGTTTCTTTAGCTAAACGATATGCTTCGGCCATTCCGATAATTTGATGTACTGGTAATGTTCCAGAACGTATACCAAACTCATGTCCTCCGCCATGCATTTGAGTGATAATATTAATTTTTGGATTTCTATCTCGTCGCACATATAAGCCACCGATACCTTTTGGCCCGTATAGTTTATGTCCATTGAAAGACATTAAATCTACCGGTAATACAGATAGATCAATGTGTAATTTACCAACGCTTTGTGTTGCATCTACATGAAAAATTATGTCGTTCAGACGACATAATTTACCAATTTTTGTAATATCTTGAATGATACCAATCTCATTATTTACATGCATAATAGATAATAAGATTGTCTCATCACGTAGAGCATTACTAATTTGATTAAAATTAATCAATCCGTTAGGTTGTGGAATCACGCGGGTAATTTTAAATCCTTTATTTTCAAGATATTGACAGGTATCTAAGACTGATTTGTGTTCTGTCATACTTGTAATGATGTGGTTTCCTTTTTTATGATAAGCTTGAGCTATGCCTTTAATAGCTAAATTTACTGATTCGGTAGCTCCTGAAGTAAAAATTATTTCATTTGATTCAGCTCCTATTAATCGAGCAATTTGTTTACGAGCTATATCTACGGCTTCTTCAGCTTTCCATCCATAATAATGAGAACGCGAAGATGGGTTACCAAATATACCGTCTAGGGTAAGATATTGTGTCATTTTTTCTACTACTCTTGGGTCTACTGGAGTAGTAGCGGCATAATCAAAATATATTGGTAACTTCATCTAATAATGCTCCAAAAGTAAAAATTTGTTTTGATGCAGAAAATAAAATTATGGCAATTATTGCTACGTATATGCCGGATTAGTTAGATATTGCAAATATATATTCATTTTTAGTTGGATGTATATTTTGTGTTAGAGCGTTATTCTATATGAAATCATTATTTATTACTACATAAAGGAATAAAACTTGTTTTTATTTTTATTTTGTACATGACTAGTTTAAATCTATATGAATAAGTATTTAATTATTTAATTTGTAATAGATGTATATTATGTTGTGTTAATACTATTAATTATTTAAATTAATCGATTTCAGAGATGCTATTTTAAATAAAATATAACAAAATCTTATGCTTAAATATTTAGAAAAAATTTATATAAAAATAAATGTTTCAGGTATTTATTGTTTAAAATAATAGTAAAAATTAATTTTTTAAAAACTAACACTGTTGGTGAAAATGACAAGTCATTTTTTAATGATAAAAGTATAAATGGTTATGTATCAATATATATATTATATGTATTATTTTGTTATTGTTTATTTTTATATCACTTTGTGATTTTCATAAAAATAAGCCTTATAATAATTAAGGCTATATATAAACTATATATTTAAAATTGAAATAAATATTCTTACTTATAAATTTTAAAGATTTTTAGTGATTATATATTTAAAATGCATTATGTAATGAGTATTACAATAATATTTATGTTGTTTAAAAAACGTAGTTCAATAGATACATAATGTAGTATAATGTGCATTATATTTTATTTTAATTTTTTACGATGAATTACTGGATGAATGATTTATGCATCCGATGATGAATATCGCTATTCAAGCGATAAGAAAAGCGGGAGATTTTGTTGTTAAGCAATATGAATTTTTCGATAAAAATAGTATATGTTCAAATCATATCAACGATTTGATTTATAAAATAAATGAAAAATCATCTAATATTATAGCGACAATTATTCGAAAATTTTATCCATTACATACTATTGTAACTACATGGCAAGATCATAATATTAACGATAATATATGTTGTAAAGAAAATATTCGTTGGATAATTGGATCTATAGATAGTGATATTAATTTTATTAAGCAGTTTCCTTTTTTTGCTTTATCTATTTCTGTCTTTTTTAAAGAGCATATCGAGATAGGGGTGATATATGATCCTATTCACAATGAGTTGTTTAGCGCTTGTCGTGGAAAAGGAGCTCAGCTTAATGGTTATCGGATTCGTGTAGGTACTGCTAAGAATTTAAACGGAGGTATTATAGCTATATCTTGTGTTTATGAAAAACGACATGTGGTTATTAATTTTTTAAATAAACTCAATAATAAATATATATATTTTCGATATACTGGGGCGACTATATTAGATTTAGCTTATGTTGCAGTTGGACGTGTAGATGGATGTATTGTTATTTTTTTAAAAAATATTAATAACAACAAATTGGCTAGTGGTACTTTAATTATTCGTGAATCGGGGGGTTTAATTGTTGATTTTACTGGGACTGATCACTACTTATTATTTGGAAATGTAATTGCGGGTAATGCAAAGATAATTCGGACCATTTTACCTTTGGTTCAATCATCTATTCCAGATGATTGAACCAAAGCATTCATAAAAAAATATCTATTTGTGTTAAAAATGATTTTTATATCGTATAAAAGAATATCATTTGTGGGAATTTTATTTATTCTATTTCTAGAATATTAAGTATATATAGGATACTGAGAGCAAATGAGTGAGACTTTATTTTTTGTGGACAAAATAATTTCATTGTTATCGATATGGTTTAGTATATCACAGATCCAGTGAGTCAATTTTTTGACATCGTGTTCGTTTAAACCACGCCTGGTTATTGCCGGTGTACCAATACGTATGCCAGATGCAATGAAAGGATTTCTACCGTCATTAGGTATGCTGTTTTTGTTAACAATAATGTTTGCATGTTCTAAGGCTATGCTAGCATCTTGTCCGGTAATATTTTTGTTTCTTAAATCTAACAAAAAAAGATGATTATGAGTTACACCAGAAATTACTTTAAATTTGTGTAGCAAAAATTCTTTAACCATTATTTTAGCATGGTGAACGACTTTTTGTTGATATAACTTAAAAGATGGATCCATTGCTTCTTTTAAGGCAATTGCTTTAGCTGCAATAACATGCATTAATGGACCTCCTTGTGAACCAGGGAAGACCGAAGCATCTAGTTTTTTATACAGTTCTGGATCACCCCCACTAGCCAAAATTAAACCACCTCTTGGCCCTGCTAATGTTTTATGAGTAGTAGCGGTTACTACATGTGCATGTGGTAGTGGATTTGGGTATATGCCTGCCGCAACTAATCCTGCAACATGAGCTATATCAATAAATAGATATGCTTGAATAACATCGGCAATTTGACGCATTTTAGACCAATTTATAATACCAGAATATGCAGAAAATCCTCCTACGATCATTTTTGGCTTATGTATTGTAGCTAAATTATATAATTCTTCATAATTAATACACCCGGTTTCATCAACACCATAAAATATAGCGTTATATAGTTTTCCTGAAAAGTTTACTGGTGAACCATGCGTTAAATGTCCTCCATGGTTTAGGTGCATACCTAAAATAGTATCCCCAGGTTGTAATAAGGCGTTGTAAACAGAAAAATTAGCTTGGGATCCAGAGTGTGGTTGTATATTTGCATAATCTGCAGAAAATAGTTTTTTTGCGCGATCAATACCCAATTTTTCAATCATATCAACGTATTCGCATCCGCCATAGTAACGTTTACCTGGATATCCTTCAGCATATTTATTGGTAAGCTGAGAACCTTGTATTTTCATGACTTGAGGGCTAACATAATTTTCAGATGCAATTAATTCAATATGTTCTTCTTGTCGAGAGATTTCTTGCTTCATTATTTCCCATAATTCAGTATCATAATTTGTATATATTGACATAATAATCGCCTATGTTTTTGTGTTAAAATAATAACAATATACTATAAAGTGGTATTTTAAATAATTTTTTAATTAAATAAATAATTGCAAATGTATTAATTATTTTTCAAAATTGAATTATTCTTAAATTTATTTTTATAAAAGTATTATTAAAATATGAAATTAATGATTTTATATTTGATAAATAGATATTTCCGTTAATATCTGTATTAATTGTTTTATATATTTACATTATTAAATATTTTCTTTGTTTATGATGTGAAAAAACTATTTTTATTTTTTAAATTGTATAAGCGTAATATGTTTATATGAATTGTTAGAAATATGATCATGTTAATGATTGTATCATTATATTAAAGTAATTTACTATTATAAAAATATGTATGATTAAGCGATAATAAAAAATTATATTTATCTGTATAGATTGATTGGATTTTTAATTCTTTGCGCTATTTTAGTGATGGAATTGAAGTGTGGCGTCGGCGTTTAAAAAATTTATTTAATTGTGAAGCACATTCCTTTTCTAATATCCCGGTGGTTAAAGATATATGATGATTAACCATTGGATGATGGAGTATATTTTTTAACCAGGGCGTCTGTCTAGATTTTTTGTTTTTTGCGCCACAAACTAATCGATGAATACGAGCGTGAATTATCGCTCCAATACACATCATGCATGGTTCTAAAGTAACATAAAGAGTCGTTCCTAATAAGCGATAATTACCTAAAATTTTTCCTCCTATGCGTAATGCTATAATTTCTGCATGAGCGCTAGGATCATGACATATAATAGAAGAATTCCATCCACAACTTATAAGTTGACCGTCTTGGATTAAAACTGCTCCTACCGATATTTCTCCGATAATTTCAGCATAGGCAGCTAATGTAATAGCATGACGCATCCATATAGTATCCAAATCTTCTATTTCATACATAGACTTTCTTTATGCACAAAAAGAATATTATAATTGTGCAATTGTGGAGTAATTTGTTATACATGAAATGTAAATATTTTATTAAAATAAAATAAAAATAATTTTTAATTATAAAAACTGTTAATTTCTATTTTATTTATATTTAATTAAAATTTTTTAGCTAAAATTATTAGGTTTTATTAGTATAAATAATACAATGGCAATAACTATATGTATATAGTTTTATTATTATTTAGTTTATCGTTCAAATACTACGAGCGCGCATGCATATAAATTAGTATCAGACAAGGTAATATGCATTTTTTTTAATGATAATTTATTGGCTAATAGTGCTGTATATGAAAATAGATGTAACATTGGTTTTCCTAATTTATCGTTGAATATTTCAATTTGACTAAATGTTACCCCTTGGTTTATTCCGGTTCCAAATGCCTTAGCTACTGCTTCTTTTGCAGCAAAACGTTTTGCTAAGAAACGAACAGGATGTTTTTTGTTTTGATATATTTTCCATTCTGATTTACTAAGTATGCGTTTAGCTAATTTATCTCCGCTATGCGTTATTATTTTTTTAATTTTGATAATATCGACGATATCTACACCAATGCCGTGAATCACTATTAACCTCGTCTTGATTTTTGTAATAATGCTTTCATATCTTTAATGGCTTTAGATAATCCACAGAACATTGATCGGCTAATTATGGAATGTCCTATATTTAATTCTTGTATCCCTTGTAACATTGCAATAGGCAGAACATTGTGATAATCGAGGCCATGTCCAGCATTGACTTTTAAACCGTTATCTATAGCGTATTGTATGCTTTTTTTGATACGTTTATATTCTAAATTTTGAGTTTTTTGATCTATAGCAT
This region of Candidatus Blochmannia vicinus genomic DNA includes:
- the ndk gene encoding nucleoside-diphosphate kinase, with product MLFKEHTLSIIKPDAVAKNIIGSIINRFETSGLSVIEAKMLKLTYIQASEFYSEHQKKSFFESLINFIISGPIFIQILAGNNSIQRNREIMGATNPKHALAGTIRSDYGYDCTKNAIHGSDSKISAIREIHYFFNT
- a CDS encoding inositol monophosphatase family protein, with the protein product MHPMMNIAIQAIRKAGDFVVKQYEFFDKNSICSNHINDLIYKINEKSSNIIATIIRKFYPLHTIVTTWQDHNINDNICCKENIRWIIGSIDSDINFIKQFPFFALSISVFFKEHIEIGVIYDPIHNELFSACRGKGAQLNGYRIRVGTAKNLNGGIIAISCVYEKRHVVINFLNKLNNKYIYFRYTGATILDLAYVAVGRVDGCIVIFLKNINNNKLASGTLIIRESGGLIVDFTGTDHYLLFGNVIAGNAKIIRTILPLVQSSIPDD
- the rlmN gene encoding 23S rRNA (adenine(2503)-C(2))-methyltransferase RlmN, whose product is MCIKKVNLLNMNKKELIIFLSKLGEQSFRSHQIMKWIYHDYCDDFNQMTNLSKSLKIKLNKIAEIRAPIIAKTQLSSDGTIKWAMKVDQQQIETVYIPENMRTTLCISSQIGCPLGCSFCGTAKQGFNRNLDVSEIIGQIWRISKLIALNKHIKTINKSPITNIVFMGMGEPLLNIINVVSAIKIMLDNFGFGFSKRHITISTAGVVPGITKLKTMIDIPLAISLHAPNDLIRNKIMPINKKYNISSVLEATRKYLKKTKANRSRVTIEYILLNHVNDEILHAHQLAKKLKGIPCKINLIPWNPIPNSQYTCSSHIRIRAFLKVLLKHNIVTIVRKIRGADINAACGQLTGEVINRLNYNVIQHKTNNTILV
- the hisS gene encoding histidine--tRNA ligase, with the protein product MIKHNTKIQSIRGMHDYLPQDITIWKHVENTFTSILNSYGYKEIRFPIVEDTNLFKRSIGNMTDVIEKEMYSFNDRNGNSLTLRPEGTSGCVRAGIEHGLFYKQEQRLWYLGPMFRYERPQKGRHRQFHQFSAEAFGQIGPDIDVELILITARCWKQLGINHHLSLELNSIGSLSSRSNYRKKLITFLEKHSNNLDHNALRRLYSNPMRILDTKNSKTKELLLHAPVLSDYLDNDSRAHFSELCQLLDLLKIPYTINPYLVRGLDYYNKTVFEWVTDRLGVKKTICAGGRYDELVQELGGNAIPAVGFSIGLERVILLMQETNNAFLDKNNIYINIDVYLVSLGDNAKKYSILLSEHIRSILPSIRLMVHHGKNNIRKQLHTANKYKTRTVLIINEKNYLTKTVMLKNLQLGTQEILQHDEVVERLKNILCINQT
- a CDS encoding IscS subfamily cysteine desulfurase gives rise to the protein MKLPIYFDYAATTPVDPRVVEKMTQYLTLDGIFGNPSSRSHYYGWKAEEAVDIARKQIARLIGAESNEIIFTSGATESVNLAIKGIAQAYHKKGNHIITSMTEHKSVLDTCQYLENKGFKITRVIPQPNGLINFNQISNALRDETILLSIMHVNNEIGIIQDITKIGKLCRLNDIIFHVDATQSVGKLHIDLSVLPVDLMSFNGHKLYGPKGIGGLYVRRDRNPKINIITQMHGGGHEFGIRSGTLPVHQIIGMAEAYRLAKETMTTEMIYLKKMRNRLWKGLQQIEGVLINGDLNHSIGTLLNISFSHIDGETLMIALKDFALSSGSACASGTLNPSHVLQALGRNNELAYNSIRFSLGRFTTEEEIEYAIHHIVATVVKLNAMINVL
- the tadA gene encoding tRNA adenosine(34) deaminase TadA, which gives rise to MYEIEDLDTIWMRHAITLAAYAEIIGEISVGAVLIQDGQLISCGWNSSIICHDPSAHAEIIALRIGGKILGNYRLLGTTLYVTLEPCMMCIGAIIHARIHRLVCGAKNKKSRQTPWLKNILHHPMVNHHISLTTGILEKECASQLNKFFKRRRHTSIPSLK
- the ispG gene encoding flavodoxin-dependent (E)-4-hydroxy-3-methylbut-2-enyl-diphosphate synthase, whose amino-acid sequence is MNNIASIIRRKSTRIYIGNIPIGNGAPIAVQSMVNTRTINIAETVKQINALKKAGVDIVRVSIPTIDAAEAFKTIKQQIVDVPLIADIHFDYRIALKAAEYGADCLRINPGNIGNNKRIRSVVHCAQDKNIPIRIGINSGSLERDLQKKYDGNPTEHVLLESAMRHVDILDKLNFHQFKVSVKSSDVLITVEAYRILASKIDQPLHVGLTESGALRNGTVKSAIALGFLLHEGIGDTIRISLAADPIEEVKVAFDILRVLKIRAHGINFIACPGCARQEFNVINVVDALEQKVSDITTPMDVSIIGCVVNGPGEALKSTIGVAGARNKSGIYEDGIRQQKKCDNISIVEELERRIRTKSESINKKI
- the glyA gene encoding serine hydroxymethyltransferase; amino-acid sequence: MSIYTNYDTELWEIMKQEISRQEEHIELIASENYVSPQVMKIQGSQLTNKYAEGYPGKRYYGGCEYVDMIEKLGIDRAKKLFSADYANIQPHSGSQANFSVYNALLQPGDTILGMHLNHGGHLTHGSPVNFSGKLYNAIFYGVDETGCINYEELYNLATIHKPKMIVGGFSAYSGIINWSKMRQIADVIQAYLFIDIAHVAGLVAAGIYPNPLPHAHVVTATTHKTLAGPRGGLILASGGDPELYKKLDASVFPGSQGGPLMHVIAAKAIALKEAMDPSFKLYQQKVVHHAKIMVKEFLLHKFKVISGVTHNHLFLLDLRNKNITGQDASIALEHANIIVNKNSIPNDGRNPFIASGIRIGTPAITRRGLNEHDVKKLTHWICDILNHIDNNEIILSTKNKVSLICSQYPIYT
- the acpS gene encoding holo-ACP synthase, yielding MVIHGIGVDIVDIIKIKKIITHSGDKLAKRILSKSEWKIYQNKKHPVRFLAKRFAAKEAVAKAFGTGINQGVTFSQIEIFNDKLGKPMLHLFSYTALLANKLSLKKMHITLSDTNLYACALVVFER